From Plasmodium malariae genome assembly, contig: PmUG01_00_14, whole genome shotgun sequence, a single genomic window includes:
- the PmUG01_00030800 gene encoding fam-m protein, fragment, with translation MENIFFSKKKRIKKKDYDHIHERNRKICDISLRKIRFRKYGIGVAIFFIFFLLGIGVPVLSSLPSLKEAGESITNNGILKTLKDNVEAWGENVLYYLIIALFSVIMIMLDVMLIVGFYKILRNNEKYNKIKLIKE, from the coding sequence atggaaaacatttttttttcaaaaaaaaaacggattaaaaaaaaagattacgATCATATTCATGAAAGAAACAGGAAAATTTGTGATATAtctttaagaaaaataagatttAGAAAGTATGGAATTGGagttgctattttttttatatttttcttgcTGGGAATAGGAGTACCCGTATTATCAAGTTTACCGTCCTTGAAAGAGGCAGGGGAAAGCATTACAAACAATGGAATATTGAAAACATTGAAAGATAATGTAGAAGCATGGGGAGAAAACGTACTGTACTATCTTATTATAGCATTATTTAGCGTAATTATGATTATGTTAGATGTTATGCTTATAGTAGGGTTCTATAagattttaagaaataatgaaaaatataacaaaattaagttaataaaggagtaa